One Mycobacterium kubicae genomic window carries:
- a CDS encoding LLM class flavin-dependent oxidoreductase, with protein sequence MTQHLHLAVALDGYGWDPHAWRPTVASGTAPTAMLTGRYWAELAVTAERGLLDFLTIDDTLMPQVGRSARIHPDRLTGRADAVLTAARIAPATRHIGLIPVATVTHTEPFHVSKSIATLDFVSYGRAGWQPRVSATTHEAALFGRRSVDPSELFDEARDFVEVVRRLWDSWEDDAVIRDVTTGRYIDRDKLHYIDFTGKYFSVKGPSITPRPPQGQPVVAALAHAGPIYEFAAASVDVVFITPTDEAGVRNILGEVRTAGGQDLKVFADVVVSFKGNTDFRSDALVFGGRATELVDMLVEWQELGIDGARLRPAVNGTDLPVIVDEVVPLLQRAGRFRSGYVEGQTLRQRLGLPVALNRYVRVDK encoded by the coding sequence ATGACCCAGCACCTGCATCTGGCCGTCGCGCTCGACGGATACGGCTGGGATCCGCACGCTTGGCGCCCGACAGTGGCATCCGGCACCGCCCCGACGGCGATGCTCACCGGCCGGTATTGGGCGGAGTTGGCGGTTACCGCCGAGCGGGGCCTGCTCGACTTCCTCACCATTGACGACACGTTGATGCCGCAGGTAGGGCGGAGCGCACGGATTCATCCGGATCGGCTGACCGGCCGGGCCGACGCCGTGCTGACCGCGGCCCGCATCGCGCCGGCGACCCGACACATCGGGCTCATCCCGGTGGCCACGGTCACTCACACGGAGCCGTTTCACGTCTCCAAGTCCATTGCCACGCTTGACTTCGTCTCGTACGGACGGGCGGGTTGGCAACCGCGGGTCAGCGCCACCACGCACGAAGCGGCCTTGTTCGGGCGCCGTTCGGTCGACCCGTCGGAGTTGTTCGACGAGGCGCGTGACTTCGTCGAGGTGGTGCGCAGGCTCTGGGACAGCTGGGAAGACGACGCGGTGATTCGCGACGTGACCACCGGCCGCTACATCGATCGCGACAAGCTGCACTACATCGACTTCACCGGAAAGTACTTCTCGGTCAAGGGGCCCTCCATCACACCGCGCCCGCCGCAGGGCCAACCAGTGGTGGCCGCGCTCGCGCACGCCGGACCGATCTACGAATTCGCCGCCGCCAGCGTCGACGTCGTGTTCATCACCCCCACCGACGAGGCCGGCGTGCGCAACATCCTGGGCGAAGTGCGCACTGCCGGCGGCCAGGACTTGAAAGTCTTCGCCGACGTGGTGGTCTCGTTCAAGGGAAACACCGACTTCCGCTCCGACGCGTTGGTGTTCGGCGGCAGGGCAACGGAGTTGGTGGACATGCTGGTGGAGTGGCAAGAGCTGGGCATCGATGGCGCGCGCCTGCGTCCGGCCGTCAACGGCACGGACCTGCCGGTGATCGTCGACGAGGTGGTGCCGTTGCTGCAGCGCGCGGGCCGCTTCCGGTCCGGCTACGTCGAGGGGCAGACGCTGCGTCAGCGACTGGGTCTGCCCGTCGCGCTCAATCGCTATGTGAGGGTGGACAAATGA
- a CDS encoding LLM class flavin-dependent oxidoreductase: MSAVPLSILDLSPISSGSDATTALHNTIDLAQHAERCGFRRYWVAEHHFVGVASSSPAVLIGQIAAATNTIRVGAAAVQLGYTTAVAVVESFGMLDAFYPDRIDLGVGRSGQRRSDENKPKKPRTPRPPREWHEVDGVVVPTPFDLRGLLDLDRLQATMAVLQQPEAVSPDFAEQVGDIVALLEGRYRAGEFDVHAVPGEHANLRPWIFGSTRGQSAQVAGALGLPFVASYHITPATALEAIEAYRNAFVPSAALERPYVVVSADIVVADDSATAARLAGSYGHWVYSIRTGVGAMPFPDPDDCPPLTDEQFALVKDRLATQFVGNADEVAERMQALQRVTNADELVITSVTHRHEDRLRSHELIAQRWGLTS, encoded by the coding sequence ATGAGTGCTGTGCCGCTGTCCATCTTGGACCTGTCGCCCATCAGTTCCGGCAGCGACGCGACGACGGCGCTGCACAACACCATCGACTTGGCCCAGCATGCCGAGCGGTGCGGTTTTCGCCGGTACTGGGTGGCCGAGCACCACTTCGTCGGTGTCGCCAGTTCGTCTCCGGCCGTACTCATCGGCCAGATTGCCGCGGCCACCAACACGATTCGCGTCGGAGCGGCCGCCGTTCAGCTCGGGTACACCACTGCCGTCGCCGTCGTCGAAAGCTTCGGCATGCTCGACGCGTTCTACCCGGACCGGATCGATCTGGGTGTGGGTCGGTCCGGTCAGCGCCGCTCAGATGAGAACAAACCCAAAAAGCCGAGAACGCCACGGCCGCCGCGTGAGTGGCACGAGGTGGATGGTGTCGTGGTTCCCACCCCGTTCGACCTGCGCGGACTACTCGACCTCGACCGGTTGCAGGCGACCATGGCCGTCCTGCAGCAGCCCGAGGCGGTTTCGCCTGACTTCGCCGAACAGGTCGGTGACATCGTCGCACTCTTGGAGGGCCGCTACCGCGCCGGCGAGTTCGACGTGCACGCCGTGCCCGGTGAGCACGCGAACTTGAGACCCTGGATCTTCGGCAGCACCCGGGGCCAAAGCGCCCAAGTTGCCGGGGCGTTGGGACTGCCGTTCGTCGCCAGCTACCACATCACGCCGGCTACCGCGCTCGAGGCGATCGAGGCGTACCGCAATGCCTTCGTTCCGTCTGCGGCGCTGGAGCGTCCCTACGTCGTGGTGTCGGCTGACATCGTGGTCGCCGACGACAGCGCCACGGCTGCCCGGTTGGCCGGTAGCTATGGCCATTGGGTGTATTCGATCCGCACCGGCGTCGGCGCCATGCCGTTCCCGGATCCCGATGACTGCCCACCGCTCACCGACGAGCAGTTCGCATTGGTGAAAGACCGACTGGCAACGCAATTCGTCGGCAATGCCGACGAGGTTGCCGAGCGGATGCAGGCCTTGCAGCGCGTCACCAACGCCGACGAACTGGTCATCACCTCGGTCACACACCGGCACGAGGACCGGCTGCGGTCGCATGAGTTGATCGCACAGCGCTGGGGGTTGACGTCATGA
- a CDS encoding class I SAM-dependent methyltransferase, which translates to MVPTDSDTWDPTTGVGMTATFGAAARAVAANKGLLNDPFAEALVRAAGVDYFTRLIDDERYGADGKNDPLISGMLQILALHARFVDEFLTDACRAGLRQAVILASGLDTRPYRLWWPRGTTVYEIDLPDVIDFKTQVLRDMGAKLGVNRCALGIDLRQDWLTALRRVGFDDAQPTVWVAENLLVGYLPPDAQDRLLRDVTDVSAPGSRLAADHMPTWTSMQLREGQAFVDRWRRHGLDVDLSRLTYAAEFTSVSEFMAANGWQVEELTVVELLETIGMAGRPQVSPRHAEISPRYVTAIRMDDRNASNS; encoded by the coding sequence ATGGTTCCGACCGACAGCGACACGTGGGATCCCACCACCGGTGTTGGCATGACCGCCACGTTCGGCGCGGCCGCCCGGGCGGTGGCCGCCAACAAGGGCTTGCTCAACGATCCGTTCGCCGAGGCGCTGGTGCGCGCGGCCGGAGTGGACTACTTCACCCGGCTGATCGACGACGAGCGGTACGGGGCCGACGGGAAGAATGACCCACTTATCTCCGGGATGCTGCAAATACTTGCGTTGCACGCGCGGTTCGTAGATGAGTTCCTCACCGACGCCTGCAGGGCCGGCCTTCGCCAAGCGGTGATCCTGGCCTCTGGGCTGGACACCCGCCCGTATCGACTGTGGTGGCCGCGGGGGACGACGGTGTACGAGATCGACCTGCCCGACGTCATCGACTTCAAGACCCAGGTGCTGCGCGACATGGGCGCCAAGCTGGGCGTTAACCGATGCGCGTTGGGCATCGACCTGCGCCAGGACTGGCTTACCGCGCTGCGGCGGGTCGGTTTCGACGACGCCCAACCGACGGTGTGGGTGGCGGAGAACCTGTTGGTGGGATATCTGCCGCCCGATGCCCAGGATCGGTTACTGCGCGACGTCACCGACGTGAGTGCGCCGGGTAGCCGGCTGGCCGCCGACCACATGCCTACCTGGACATCGATGCAGCTGCGGGAAGGTCAAGCCTTCGTGGACCGCTGGCGCCGACACGGCCTCGACGTGGACCTTTCCCGGCTGACGTACGCCGCGGAATTCACCTCTGTCTCGGAATTCATGGCGGCAAATGGCTGGCAGGTCGAAGAACTCACGGTCGTCGAGTTGCTCGAGACCATTGGGATGGCCGGGCGTCCACAGGTCAGCCCTCGCCACGCGGAGATCTCGCCGCGCTACGTGACGGCCATCCGGATGGACGACCGGAATGCATCCAATTCGTAG
- a CDS encoding acyl-CoA dehydrogenase, producing the protein MSTNTPPAFDGQDPLGLDASLSDDEIAVRDTVRRFCAENVTPYVAEWFEEGDLPVARELAKQFGELGLLGMHLDGYGCGGASAVHYGLACTELEAADSGVRSMVSVQGSLAMFAIWKFGSEEQKQQWLPGMAAGDLLGCFGLTEPDAGSDPAAMKTRARRDGSDWVLNGRKMWITNGSIADVAVVWAATDDGVRGFVVPTDTSGFAANTIHHKLSLRASITSELVLDDVRLPAEAMLPEGKGLRGPLSCLSEARYGIIWGSMGAARSAWQAALDYATQRTQFGRPIAGFQLTQAKLVDMAVELHKGQLLSLHLGRLKDSVGLRPEQVSFGKLNNTREALKICRTARTILGGNGISLEYPVIRHMVNLESVLTYEGTPEMHQLVLGQAFTGSNAFR; encoded by the coding sequence ATGAGCACCAACACACCGCCCGCCTTCGACGGGCAGGACCCGCTGGGCCTTGACGCGTCGCTGTCCGACGACGAGATTGCGGTCCGCGACACCGTCAGACGATTCTGCGCGGAGAACGTCACCCCATATGTCGCGGAATGGTTCGAGGAAGGCGACCTTCCGGTCGCGCGGGAATTGGCCAAACAGTTCGGGGAACTGGGCCTGCTCGGCATGCATCTGGACGGCTATGGCTGCGGCGGAGCGTCGGCCGTGCACTACGGCCTGGCCTGCACCGAACTAGAGGCCGCCGACTCCGGGGTGCGGTCGATGGTTTCCGTGCAGGGCTCACTGGCGATGTTTGCGATCTGGAAGTTCGGGTCCGAGGAACAGAAACAACAGTGGCTGCCCGGCATGGCCGCGGGCGACCTGCTGGGCTGCTTCGGGCTGACCGAACCCGACGCCGGTTCGGACCCTGCCGCGATGAAAACCCGCGCGCGACGCGACGGTTCGGATTGGGTCCTCAACGGCCGCAAGATGTGGATCACCAACGGCTCGATCGCCGATGTCGCGGTCGTGTGGGCGGCCACCGACGACGGCGTGCGCGGGTTCGTCGTGCCGACCGACACGTCCGGATTCGCCGCCAACACCATTCACCACAAGTTGTCGTTGCGGGCGTCGATCACCAGCGAACTGGTCCTTGACGACGTGCGACTGCCGGCCGAGGCGATGCTGCCGGAGGGCAAGGGTTTGCGCGGGCCGCTGTCTTGCCTGTCCGAGGCCCGCTACGGGATCATCTGGGGCTCAATGGGAGCGGCTCGCTCAGCATGGCAGGCTGCGCTGGACTATGCGACCCAGCGCACCCAGTTCGGCCGTCCCATCGCCGGATTTCAGCTCACCCAGGCGAAATTGGTGGACATGGCAGTCGAACTGCACAAGGGCCAGCTGCTGTCGCTGCACCTGGGACGACTCAAAGACAGCGTCGGCCTTCGCCCGGAGCAGGTGAGCTTCGGCAAGCTGAACAACACCCGCGAAGCGCTCAAGATCTGCCGGACAGCACGAACAATATTGGGCGGCAACGGGATATCGCTGGAGTATCCGGTCATCCGGCACATGGTGAATCTGGAGTCGGTGCTGACCTACGAGGGCACACCTGAGATGCACCAGTTGGTGCTGGGTCAGGCGTTCACCGGTAGCAACGCCTTCCGCTGA
- a CDS encoding GNAT family N-acetyltransferase yields the protein MSRSSQSPPAAQLRFVPAALDDPLAQPLLAELAAEYAQRYDSSAPTVLAWLTDNPDDEFAPPHGGMLIGLLDGRPVTGGGFKRYDAETAELKRIWTDSGHRRRGFARALLTELEAEITARGYRRIYLMTGNRQPEAEELYEATGYSRLAEPLPSTGPVFPIAFVKELS from the coding sequence ATGTCCCGATCCAGCCAGTCACCCCCGGCGGCGCAGCTGCGGTTCGTTCCTGCTGCGCTGGACGATCCGCTGGCCCAGCCGTTGCTGGCCGAGCTGGCCGCCGAGTACGCGCAGCGTTATGACAGCTCAGCGCCGACAGTGCTGGCCTGGTTGACCGATAACCCGGACGACGAGTTCGCACCGCCGCACGGTGGCATGCTGATCGGGTTGTTGGACGGACGGCCGGTCACCGGCGGTGGGTTCAAACGCTATGACGCCGAGACCGCGGAATTGAAGCGGATCTGGACCGACAGCGGGCATCGGCGCCGCGGCTTTGCGCGCGCGCTGCTCACCGAGTTGGAGGCCGAGATCACCGCCCGCGGCTACCGCAGGATCTACCTGATGACCGGCAATCGCCAGCCCGAGGCAGAGGAACTGTACGAAGCCACCGGATACTCCAGACTGGCCGAACCGCTGCCCAGCACTGGCCCGGTGTTCCCGATCGCCTTCGTCAAGGAACTGTCATGA
- a CDS encoding DUF3054 domain-containing protein, protein MQPRRRQTWPAWLVTDVVAVVFFCAIGRRSHDEGLNVTGVASTAWPFLTGTALGWLASRGWRRPTAVVPTGVVVWLSTVVVGMVLRKATSAGVAASFIVVASSVTALLLLGWRAALGLARRRRSDG, encoded by the coding sequence ATGCAACCACGGCGGCGGCAGACTTGGCCGGCCTGGCTGGTCACCGACGTCGTCGCTGTCGTCTTCTTCTGCGCGATCGGCCGCCGCAGTCACGACGAAGGACTCAACGTCACCGGTGTCGCGTCGACGGCCTGGCCGTTCCTCACCGGGACCGCCCTGGGGTGGCTGGCCTCGCGAGGCTGGCGGCGGCCCACGGCAGTGGTACCCACCGGAGTGGTCGTGTGGCTGTCCACCGTGGTGGTCGGCATGGTCTTACGCAAGGCGACGTCCGCGGGTGTGGCGGCCAGCTTCATCGTGGTCGCGTCCTCGGTCACCGCGCTGCTGCTACTCGGCTGGCGAGCGGCTTTGGGCCTGGCGCGACGGCGCCGTTCGGACGGCTGA